A window of the Streptomyces sp. NBC_00454 genome harbors these coding sequences:
- the tuf gene encoding elongation factor Tu encodes MAKTAFVRTKPHLNIGTMGHVDHGKTTLTAAITKVLAERGGASFVPFDRIDRAPEEARRGITINLTHVEYETDTRHYAHVDMPGHADYVKNMVTGAAQLDGAILVVSALDGVMPQTAEHVLLARQVGVDHIVVALNKADAGDPELTDLVELEVRELLTANGYGGDSAPVVRVSGLGALEGDPRWTSAIEALLDAVDTYVPMPVRYTDAPFLMPVENVLTITGRGTVVTGAVERGTVRMGDRVALLGGDGEPVESVVTGLETFGKPMESAEAGDNVALLLRGVPRDAVRRGHVVAAPGSVVPTRRFTARVYVLSAREGGRTTAVASGYRPQFYIRTADVVGDVDLGEAGTARPGETVTMTVELGRDVPLESGLGFAIREGGRTVGAGTVTAVG; translated from the coding sequence ATGGCCAAGACGGCCTTCGTGCGCACCAAGCCGCACCTGAACATCGGCACCATGGGTCACGTCGACCACGGGAAGACGACGCTGACCGCCGCCATCACCAAGGTCCTCGCCGAGCGCGGCGGCGCCTCCTTCGTGCCCTTCGACCGCATCGACCGGGCTCCCGAGGAGGCCCGGCGCGGGATCACCATCAACCTCACGCACGTCGAGTACGAGACGGACACCCGGCACTACGCGCACGTGGACATGCCCGGCCACGCCGACTACGTCAAGAACATGGTCACCGGCGCGGCCCAGCTCGACGGGGCGATCCTCGTGGTCTCCGCGCTCGACGGGGTCATGCCGCAGACCGCCGAGCACGTGCTCCTCGCCCGGCAGGTCGGCGTCGACCACATCGTGGTCGCGCTGAACAAGGCCGACGCGGGGGACCCCGAGCTCACCGACCTGGTCGAGCTGGAGGTCCGCGAGCTGCTCACCGCCAACGGTTACGGCGGGGACAGCGCCCCGGTCGTACGGGTCTCCGGGCTCGGGGCGCTGGAGGGCGACCCGCGCTGGACCTCGGCGATCGAGGCCCTGCTCGACGCCGTGGACACGTACGTGCCGATGCCGGTGCGGTACACGGACGCGCCGTTCCTGATGCCGGTGGAGAACGTCCTCACCATCACCGGGCGCGGCACCGTGGTCACCGGAGCCGTCGAGCGCGGCACCGTCCGCATGGGCGACCGCGTCGCCCTGCTCGGCGGCGACGGCGAGCCCGTCGAGTCCGTGGTCACGGGGCTGGAGACCTTCGGGAAGCCGATGGAGTCCGCCGAGGCAGGGGACAACGTCGCGCTGCTGCTGCGCGGGGTGCCCCGCGACGCGGTGCGCCGAGGGCACGTGGTGGCCGCGCCCGGCAGCGTCGTACCCACCCGGCGGTTCACCGCGCGGGTCTACGTCCTGTCCGCCCGGGAGGGCGGCCGCACCACGGCGGTGGCCTCCGGCTACCGGCCGCAGTTCTACATCCGCACCGCCGACGTGGTGGGCGACGTGGACCTGGGCGAGGCGGGCACGGCACGGCCGGGGGAGACGGTCACCATGACCGTCGAGCTCGGGCGGGACGTCCCGCTCGAGAGCGGGCTCGGCTTCGCGATCCGCGAGGGCGGGCGCACGGTCGGCGCGGGGACGGTGACCGCGGTCGGATAA
- a CDS encoding TVP38/TMEM64 family protein: MSLLLAPWTRLSLLAVLLLAAGVCVVLYEPQRLLSEGWPPGLPVGAAVLLFAAAYGVCTAALVPRPLLNLASGALFGSQFGLLAAVAGSVIGAGISFGLGRMMGREALRPLIRGRWLQAADDQLARHGFRSMLAVRIFPGLPFAAANYAAAMSRCGWGPFLLATAIGVVPNTAAYVVAGATASSPGSPAFLASFGFIAVSGVGAGIVAWRKRHHLAPVRESARSAVPARELTANHPPVVTAVPHGP, from the coding sequence ATGTCCCTCCTCCTCGCGCCGTGGACCCGGCTCTCGCTGCTCGCCGTGCTGCTCCTGGCCGCCGGCGTCTGCGTGGTGCTGTACGAGCCCCAGCGGCTGCTCTCGGAGGGCTGGCCCCCGGGTCTCCCGGTGGGCGCGGCGGTGCTCCTCTTCGCGGCGGCGTACGGGGTGTGCACGGCCGCCCTGGTGCCGCGCCCGCTGCTCAATCTCGCTTCGGGCGCCCTTTTCGGATCCCAGTTCGGCCTGCTCGCGGCGGTCGCCGGCTCGGTGATCGGCGCCGGGATCTCCTTCGGCCTCGGCCGGATGATGGGCCGCGAGGCCCTGCGGCCGCTGATCCGCGGCCGCTGGCTGCAGGCGGCCGACGACCAGCTGGCCCGGCACGGCTTCCGTTCGATGCTGGCGGTGCGGATCTTCCCCGGCCTGCCCTTCGCTGCGGCCAACTATGCGGCCGCGATGTCCCGCTGCGGCTGGGGTCCCTTCCTCCTCGCCACGGCGATCGGCGTGGTCCCCAACACCGCCGCGTACGTGGTCGCGGGGGCCACCGCTTCCTCTCCCGGCTCCCCCGCGTTCCTCGCCTCGTTCGGCTTCATCGCCGTCTCCGGGGTGGGCGCCGGGATCGTCGCGTGGCGCAAACGGCACCACCTCGCGCCCGTGCGCGAGAGCGCGCGAAGCGCCGTACCGGCACGCGAACTGACGGCCAACCACCCCCCTGTGGTCACGGCCGTACCGCACGGGCCCTAG
- a CDS encoding undecaprenyl-diphosphate phosphatase has translation MNWIESLILGLVQGLTEFLPISSSAHLRLTAAFAGWTDPGAAFTAITQIGTEAAVLIYFRKDIARIVSTWFRSLYTKALRSDQDAKMGWLVIVGSIPIGVLGLVFKDQIEGPFRDLRLIATTLIVMGIVLGAADRLAARDEEGGRHRAVRERKTLKELGVKDGLIFGLCQAMALIPGVSRSGATLSGGLLLGFTREAAARYSFLLAIPAVLASGLFEIKDVIEDPGHIAWGQTIFATVIAFVVGYAVIAWFMKFISSKSFMPFVIYRILLGIVLFALIGMGVLSPHAGESAG, from the coding sequence ATGAACTGGATCGAATCCCTCATCCTCGGTCTCGTCCAAGGACTTACGGAGTTCCTCCCGATCTCCTCCAGCGCCCACCTCCGGCTGACCGCGGCGTTCGCCGGGTGGACCGATCCGGGAGCGGCCTTCACCGCCATCACGCAGATCGGCACCGAGGCCGCCGTGCTGATCTACTTCCGCAAGGACATCGCGCGGATCGTCTCCACCTGGTTCCGCTCGCTGTACACCAAGGCGCTGCGCTCCGACCAGGACGCCAAGATGGGCTGGCTGGTGATCGTCGGCTCGATCCCGATCGGTGTGCTCGGGCTCGTCTTCAAGGACCAGATCGAGGGCCCGTTCCGCGATCTGCGGCTGATCGCCACCACCCTCATCGTGATGGGCATCGTGCTCGGCGCCGCCGACCGGCTGGCCGCCCGCGACGAGGAGGGCGGCCGCCACCGCGCCGTCCGGGAGCGCAAGACCCTGAAGGAACTGGGCGTCAAGGACGGTCTGATCTTCGGTCTCTGCCAGGCGATGGCCCTGATCCCGGGTGTCTCCCGCTCCGGCGCGACGCTCTCCGGCGGTCTGCTGCTGGGCTTCACCCGTGAGGCCGCGGCCCGTTATTCCTTCCTCCTCGCCATCCCGGCCGTGCTGGCCTCGGGCCTGTTCGAGATCAAGGACGTGATCGAGGACCCCGGTCACATCGCGTGGGGGCAGACGATCTTCGCGACGGTCATCGCCTTCGTCGTCGGCTACGCGGTGATCGCGTGGTTCATGAAGTTCATCTCCAGCAAGAGCTTCATGCCCTTCGTGATCTACCGGATCCTGCTGGGCATCGTGCTGTTCGCCCTGATCGGCATGGGTGTGCTCAGCCCCCACGCCGGAGAGTCCGCGGGCTAG
- a CDS encoding nuclear transport factor 2 family protein, with protein MTQRVDLATVMDRLAIDELVTGYAVAVDDGDWGAYRALFAPGGRADYVSAGGVEGPAGEVADWLEETMRLFPVRQHLIVNRLIRVADLGGSPGDTAEVRADFLNPMRLAGDEFDGTVTAPNFVAAGRYTFSVARTARDGWRFSRVTVHEKWRHMAF; from the coding sequence ATGACGCAGCGTGTGGACCTTGCGACCGTGATGGACCGGCTGGCGATCGACGAACTGGTCACGGGCTACGCGGTGGCCGTGGACGACGGGGACTGGGGCGCCTACCGCGCCCTGTTCGCCCCGGGCGGGCGGGCCGACTACGTCTCGGCCGGCGGGGTCGAGGGCCCGGCCGGGGAGGTGGCGGACTGGCTCGAGGAGACGATGCGGCTCTTCCCGGTGCGTCAGCACCTCATCGTCAACCGGCTGATCCGGGTGGCGGACCTGGGCGGCTCCCCCGGTGACACGGCGGAGGTCCGGGCCGACTTCCTCAATCCGATGCGGCTGGCCGGCGACGAGTTCGACGGCACCGTCACCGCGCCCAACTTCGTCGCCGCGGGCCGCTACACCTTCTCCGTCGCGCGCACCGCCCGCGACGGCTGGCGGTTCTCGCGGGTCACCGTCCACGAGAAGTGGCGCCACATGGCCTTCTGA
- the lnt gene encoding apolipoprotein N-acyltransferase: MVLKVSKRVGWWRAAAAVAAGALPCLAFPAPALWWFAYVALVPWMLLLRSAPTGRRAALEGWLGGAGFIFAVHHWLLPSLHVFLFALAALLGVLWIPWALLVRELLGGTPGGGRATAALVLVPAGWLLSELARSWQGLGGPWGLLGASQWQVPPALRLASVGGVWLVGLLVVAVNCALVLLLAVPGARIPAVAGVTGCAVLTGVVWLWVPRPEASGALRVAIVQPGPVADGPGGPERRFALGEQLTRTLAGQHPDLVVWGESSVGEDLTARPDLARRLAALSAQVGAPLLVNVDARAADRPGIRKSAVLVGPGGPTGDRYDKMRLVPFGEYVPARALLGWATSVGKAATENRVPGSTQVVMDLPGRPDVRLGPLVCFESAFPDMTRSLARDGATLLIDQSATSTFQDGWAPAQHASLTALRAAETGRPMVHATLTGISGVSGPSGEPIGPPLPTSASTATVYEVPLARGTTLYVRFGDWPVGAALAALALYAAAAGARSLRVGTPSGKPVGKAVGNPAWNPFRRPAPEPSSPPARTVRG; the protein is encoded by the coding sequence ATGGTGCTGAAGGTCTCGAAGCGGGTGGGGTGGTGGCGTGCCGCGGCGGCCGTCGCGGCCGGGGCGCTGCCCTGTCTCGCCTTCCCCGCCCCCGCGCTCTGGTGGTTCGCCTACGTCGCCCTCGTGCCCTGGATGCTGCTGCTGAGGTCGGCCCCCACCGGGCGGCGGGCCGCCCTGGAGGGCTGGCTCGGCGGAGCCGGGTTCATCTTCGCGGTCCACCACTGGCTGCTGCCCAGCCTGCACGTGTTCCTGTTCGCGCTGGCCGCGCTGCTGGGCGTGCTCTGGATCCCCTGGGCGCTGCTGGTGCGGGAGTTGCTCGGCGGGACCCCGGGCGGGGGCCGGGCCACGGCCGCGCTGGTCCTCGTACCGGCGGGCTGGCTGCTGTCGGAGCTGGCGCGGTCCTGGCAGGGGCTGGGCGGGCCGTGGGGGCTGCTCGGAGCCAGTCAGTGGCAGGTGCCGCCGGCGCTGCGGCTGGCTTCGGTGGGCGGGGTGTGGCTGGTCGGCCTGCTGGTGGTGGCGGTGAACTGCGCCCTGGTGCTGCTGCTCGCGGTGCCCGGGGCACGGATACCCGCGGTGGCGGGGGTGACGGGGTGCGCCGTGCTGACGGGGGTGGTGTGGCTGTGGGTGCCCCGCCCGGAGGCCTCGGGAGCGCTGCGCGTGGCCATCGTGCAGCCGGGCCCGGTGGCGGACGGACCGGGCGGCCCGGAGCGGCGGTTCGCCCTCGGGGAGCAGCTCACCCGGACCCTGGCGGGGCAGCATCCGGACCTCGTGGTGTGGGGTGAGAGCAGCGTGGGCGAGGATCTGACGGCCCGCCCGGACCTCGCCCGGCGGCTGGCCGCCCTGTCGGCGCAGGTCGGGGCTCCGCTGCTGGTCAATGTCGACGCGCGTGCCGCCGACCGGCCGGGGATCCGCAAATCGGCGGTCCTCGTGGGGCCCGGGGGCCCCACGGGCGACCGGTACGACAAGATGCGCCTGGTGCCCTTCGGCGAGTACGTACCCGCCCGGGCGCTGCTGGGCTGGGCCACCTCGGTGGGCAAGGCGGCCACCGAGAACCGGGTCCCGGGCAGCACCCAGGTCGTGATGGACCTGCCCGGCCGGCCGGACGTCCGCCTCGGACCGCTGGTCTGCTTCGAGTCGGCGTTCCCCGACATGACCCGCAGCCTGGCCCGCGACGGCGCCACCCTGCTGATCGACCAGTCGGCCACGTCCACGTTCCAGGACGGCTGGGCCCCGGCCCAGCACGCCTCACTGACCGCGCTGCGCGCCGCCGAGACCGGCCGGCCCATGGTCCACGCCACCCTGACCGGCATCAGCGGGGTGAGCGGCCCCTCCGGCGAACCGATCGGACCGCCGCTGCCCACCTCGGCGAGCACGGCCACGGTGTACGAGGTCCCGCTCGCCCGGGGCACCACCCTCTACGTCCGCTTCGGGGACTGGCCGGTGGGCGCGGCGCTGGCCGCCCTGGCGCTCTACGCCGCGGCCGCTGGCGCCCGCTCGCTGCGCGTCGGGACGCCCTCGGGGAAGCCGGTGGGGAAAGCGGTCGGGAACCCGGCGTGGAACCCGTTCAGGAGGCCTGCTCCAGAGCCGAGCTCACCACCCGCTCGCACAGTTCGTGGGTGA
- a CDS encoding Gfo/Idh/MocA family protein: MKVGCIGLGDIAQKAYLPVLTTRPGLELHLQTRTPATLERVGAHHHLPTGQLHTDLDSLLAQKLDAAFVHAPTAVHPEIVERLLEAGVPTYVDKPLAYELADSRRLVELAEERGVSLAVGFNRRHAPGYAQCADHPRELIVMQKNRVGLPEDVRTFVLDDFIHVVDTLRFLLPGEADHVDVRAVVREGLMSQVVLQMSGAGFTALGIMNRLSGSTEEVLEVSGQDTKRQVVNLAEIIDHKGQPTVRRRGDWVPVARQRGIEQVVDAFLEAVETGTTLSARDALLTHELCERVVSSALEQAS; the protein is encoded by the coding sequence GTGAAGGTCGGCTGTATCGGACTCGGCGACATCGCGCAGAAGGCGTACCTGCCCGTCCTCACCACGCGTCCAGGGCTCGAACTGCACCTGCAGACCCGGACTCCGGCCACCCTGGAGCGGGTCGGCGCCCACCACCACCTCCCGACCGGACAGCTGCACACCGACCTCGACTCGCTGCTCGCGCAGAAGCTCGACGCGGCCTTCGTGCACGCTCCGACCGCCGTCCACCCCGAGATCGTGGAGCGGTTGCTGGAGGCGGGCGTGCCGACGTACGTGGACAAGCCGCTCGCCTACGAGCTCGCGGACTCCAGGCGCCTGGTCGAACTGGCCGAGGAGCGCGGGGTGTCGCTCGCCGTGGGCTTCAACCGCCGTCACGCGCCCGGCTACGCGCAGTGCGCCGACCACCCGCGCGAGCTGATCGTCATGCAGAAGAACCGGGTCGGCCTGCCCGAGGACGTACGGACCTTCGTCCTGGACGACTTCATCCACGTCGTCGACACCCTGCGCTTCCTGCTGCCCGGCGAGGCCGACCACGTGGACGTGAGGGCCGTGGTGCGCGAGGGGCTGATGAGCCAGGTGGTGCTCCAGATGTCGGGGGCCGGTTTCACCGCGCTCGGCATCATGAACCGGCTCTCCGGTTCCACCGAGGAGGTGCTGGAGGTCTCCGGACAGGACACCAAGCGCCAGGTCGTCAACCTCGCGGAGATCATCGACCACAAGGGGCAGCCCACCGTGCGGCGGCGCGGGGACTGGGTGCCGGTCGCCCGTCAGCGCGGCATCGAGCAGGTCGTGGACGCCTTCCTGGAGGCCGTGGAGACGGGCACGACCCTGAGCGCGCGCGACGCGCTGCTCACCCACGAACTGTGCGAGCGGGTGGTGAGCTCGGCTCTGGAGCAGGCCTCCTGA
- a CDS encoding DinB family protein produces the protein MTLSNGSQRTEPATTANERDMLDGWLDYHRSTLAWKCEALSEEQLRTTPLLPSSMSLLGLVRHMAEVERYWFREIMLGEDLPELYSTEENRDGDFNFTEKDTWAEAEQVWQTEVELSRQAAAGRSLDFASSAASHHRGEVFSLRWVYTHMIEEYARHNGHADLLREHIDGATGE, from the coding sequence ATGACTCTCAGCAACGGATCACAGCGCACCGAACCCGCGACCACGGCCAACGAGCGCGACATGCTCGACGGCTGGCTCGACTACCACCGTTCCACCCTTGCCTGGAAGTGCGAGGCGCTGTCGGAGGAGCAGCTGCGCACGACCCCGCTCCTGCCGTCCTCGATGAGTCTTCTGGGGCTCGTGCGGCACATGGCGGAAGTGGAGCGGTACTGGTTCCGGGAGATCATGCTGGGTGAGGACCTTCCCGAGCTGTACAGCACCGAGGAGAACCGGGACGGGGACTTCAACTTCACCGAGAAGGACACCTGGGCCGAGGCGGAGCAGGTGTGGCAGACCGAGGTGGAGCTGTCCCGGCAGGCCGCCGCCGGGCGTTCGCTGGACTTCGCCTCGTCGGCCGCGAGCCATCACCGCGGCGAGGTGTTCAGCCTGCGCTGGGTCTACACCCACATGATCGAGGAGTACGCGCGCCACAACGGCCACGCCGACCTGCTCCGGGAGCACATCGACGGAGCCACCGGCGAGTAG
- a CDS encoding uracil-DNA glycosylase, giving the protein MLPESWLPVLGGELDQPYFKELLEFVEKERANGPVYPPREQVFAALEATPFDQVKVLVLGQDPYHGAGQGHGLCFSVQPGVKTPPSLRNIYKEMNAELGTPIPDNGYLMPWAQQGVLLLNAVLTVREAEPNSHKAKGWEKFTDAVIRAVAERPDPAVFVLWGAYAQKKLPLIDEERHAVVKGAHPSPLSAKKFFGSRPFTQINEAVAAQGHAPIDWRIPDLG; this is encoded by the coding sequence ATGCTGCCCGAGTCCTGGCTCCCCGTCCTCGGCGGGGAGCTGGACCAGCCCTACTTCAAAGAGCTCCTGGAGTTCGTAGAGAAGGAGCGGGCGAACGGGCCGGTCTACCCGCCCCGCGAGCAGGTCTTCGCGGCCCTGGAGGCCACCCCCTTCGACCAGGTGAAGGTACTGGTCCTCGGCCAGGACCCCTACCACGGCGCGGGCCAGGGCCACGGGCTCTGCTTCTCCGTGCAGCCCGGTGTGAAGACCCCGCCCTCGCTGCGCAACATCTACAAGGAGATGAACGCCGAGCTGGGCACCCCCATCCCGGACAACGGCTACCTGATGCCGTGGGCCCAGCAGGGCGTCCTGCTCCTCAACGCGGTGCTCACCGTCCGCGAGGCCGAGCCCAACTCCCACAAGGCCAAGGGCTGGGAGAAGTTCACCGACGCGGTGATCCGCGCGGTGGCCGAGCGCCCCGACCCGGCCGTCTTCGTCCTCTGGGGGGCGTACGCGCAGAAGAAGCTCCCGCTGATCGACGAGGAGCGGCACGCGGTCGTCAAGGGGGCCCACCCGTCCCCGCTGTCCGCCAAGAAGTTCTTCGGCTCGCGCCCGTTCACGCAGATCAACGAGGCCGTCGCCGCGCAGGGGCATGCGCCGATCGACTGGCGGATCCCGGACCTGGGCTGA
- a CDS encoding ABC transporter substrate-binding protein, translating into MFNRTRCLQITAALASISLLSGCSLFSDSSGDGAKRIVVGTTSAPSTLDPAAAWDGSWELYRNVYQTLLAFPTGATKPQPDAAQSCDFTDSGNESYRCVLKKGLKFSDGETLDAKAVKHSLDRIMTIDAPAGPKALFGSLDKIETPDAQTVVFHLKTPDATFPFVLGSPAASLVAPKEYPADKLRDDGKVTGSGPYTLESYKEASEAVLNSNGSYTGFANRRNDGVTIRYFADSKKMIAALRGKEIDATYRGLSAQEVKDLQSPEAHNEGVQVVENVGSEIRYLVFNPRDPQVAKLPVRQAIAQIVDRGALVSKVYQGTAEPLYSMVPKGVVGHKTPFYDKYGQADVAKAKNILKTAGITQPVDLTFWYTTDRYGASTAEEFTELKRQLEESGLFKITLRGQPWKAFQEGYKKGDYPVFGRGWFPDFPDPDNFIAPFVGKDNAVGTPYDAPVITGELLPKSRRESDRSAGVHEFEQAQQIFADDVRLLPLWQGKLYVVARDDIAGAERALDPQTVMQVWELYRKTSW; encoded by the coding sequence GTGTTCAACCGGACCAGATGCCTGCAGATCACTGCGGCCCTTGCGTCCATATCCCTGCTCTCCGGATGCAGCCTGTTTTCGGACAGTAGCGGCGACGGCGCGAAGCGGATTGTCGTGGGAACCACGAGCGCACCCAGCACACTCGATCCGGCCGCGGCCTGGGACGGCTCCTGGGAGCTGTACCGGAACGTCTACCAGACGCTGCTGGCCTTCCCCACGGGTGCCACCAAGCCCCAGCCCGACGCGGCCCAGAGCTGCGACTTCACGGACTCCGGGAACGAGTCGTACCGCTGCGTCCTGAAGAAGGGCCTGAAGTTCTCCGACGGCGAGACGCTCGACGCCAAGGCCGTCAAGCACTCCCTCGACCGGATCATGACCATCGACGCCCCGGCCGGCCCCAAGGCCCTCTTCGGCAGCCTGGACAAGATCGAGACGCCGGACGCGCAGACGGTGGTCTTCCACCTGAAGACCCCCGACGCCACCTTCCCCTTCGTACTCGGCTCGCCGGCCGCCTCGCTGGTCGCGCCGAAGGAGTACCCGGCCGACAAGCTCCGCGACGACGGCAAGGTCACCGGCTCCGGCCCGTACACCCTGGAGTCCTACAAGGAGGCCTCCGAGGCCGTCCTGAACAGCAACGGCAGCTACACCGGCTTCGCCAACCGCCGCAACGACGGCGTGACGATCCGCTACTTCGCGGACTCCAAGAAGATGATCGCCGCGCTCAGGGGCAAGGAGATCGACGCGACCTACCGGGGCCTCTCCGCCCAGGAGGTCAAGGACCTGCAGAGCCCGGAAGCGCACAACGAGGGCGTCCAGGTCGTCGAGAACGTCGGCTCGGAGATCCGCTACCTGGTCTTCAACCCGAGGGACCCGCAGGTCGCCAAGCTCCCGGTGCGCCAGGCCATCGCCCAGATCGTCGACCGCGGAGCACTGGTCTCCAAGGTCTACCAGGGCACCGCCGAACCGCTGTACTCGATGGTCCCCAAGGGGGTCGTCGGCCACAAGACGCCGTTCTACGACAAGTACGGCCAGGCCGACGTGGCGAAGGCCAAGAACATCCTCAAGACCGCCGGGATCACCCAGCCGGTGGACCTGACCTTCTGGTACACCACCGACCGCTACGGCGCCTCCACGGCGGAGGAGTTCACCGAGCTCAAGCGCCAGCTGGAGGAGAGCGGCCTCTTCAAGATCACCCTGCGCGGCCAGCCCTGGAAGGCCTTCCAGGAGGGCTACAAGAAGGGCGACTACCCGGTGTTCGGCCGCGGCTGGTTCCCCGACTTCCCGGACCCGGACAACTTCATCGCACCGTTCGTCGGCAAGGACAACGCGGTCGGCACCCCGTACGACGCCCCCGTGATCACGGGCGAGCTGCTCCCCAAGTCCCGCCGCGAGAGCGACCGGTCGGCCGGAGTCCACGAGTTCGAGCAGGCCCAGCAGATCTTCGCCGACGACGTCCGGCTCCTGCCGCTGTGGCAGGGCAAGCTGTACGTGGTCGCGCGCGACGACATCGCGGGCGCCGAGCGGGCGCTCGACCCGCAGACCGTCATGCAGGTGTGGGAGCTGTACCGCAAGACCAGCTGGTAG
- a CDS encoding SDR family oxidoreductase, with the protein MNSGTDSGKVALITGASRGIGYGIAEALVARGDRLCITGRNEEALKEAVERLGADRVIGVAGKAHDEAHQAVAVERAMEAFGRVDFLINNAGTNPVFGPIADLDLGVARKVFETNVISALGFAQRTWHAWQKENGGAIVNIASIAGVSASPFIGAYGMSKAAMINLTLQLAHEMAPGVRVNAIAPAVVKTKFAQALYEGREQEAAAAYPLGRLGVPEDIGGAAAFLTSAQAEWITGQTLVVDGGMFLNAGVH; encoded by the coding sequence ATGAACAGTGGAACGGACAGCGGCAAGGTGGCGCTGATCACCGGCGCGAGCCGCGGCATCGGCTACGGCATCGCCGAGGCGCTGGTGGCACGCGGGGACCGGCTCTGCATCACCGGGCGCAACGAGGAGGCCCTCAAGGAGGCCGTCGAGCGGCTCGGCGCGGACCGGGTGATCGGAGTCGCGGGGAAGGCGCACGACGAGGCCCACCAGGCCGTCGCCGTGGAGCGCGCGATGGAGGCCTTCGGCCGCGTCGACTTCCTGATCAACAACGCGGGAACCAATCCGGTCTTCGGACCGATCGCGGACCTGGACCTCGGGGTCGCCCGCAAGGTCTTCGAGACCAACGTGATCTCGGCGCTCGGCTTCGCCCAGCGCACCTGGCACGCCTGGCAGAAGGAGAACGGCGGGGCGATCGTGAACATCGCCTCGATCGCCGGGGTCTCGGCCTCGCCCTTCATCGGGGCGTACGGGATGAGCAAGGCCGCCATGATCAACCTGACCCTGCAGCTCGCCCACGAGATGGCGCCGGGTGTCCGGGTCAACGCGATCGCGCCCGCCGTGGTGAAGACGAAGTTCGCGCAGGCGCTCTACGAGGGCCGGGAGCAGGAGGCCGCGGCGGCCTACCCGCTGGGCCGGCTCGGGGTCCCGGAGGACATCGGGGGGGCCGCCGCGTTCCTTACATCTGCACAAGCGGAATGGATCACCGGGCAAACTCTGGTCGTTGACGGGGGAATGTTCCTCAATGCCGGAGTGCACTGA
- the fabG gene encoding 3-oxoacyl-ACP reductase FabG gives MSTTEQRVAIVTGAARGIGAATAVRLAAEGRAVAVLDLDEVACKDTVEAITAAGGTAVAIGCDVSDSAQVEAAVERVVTLLGAPTILVNNAGVLRDNLLFKMSENDWDTVMNVHLRGAFLMSKACQKHMVAAKFGRIVSLSSSSALGNRGQANYSAAKAGLQGFTKTLAIELGKFGITANAVAPGFIVTEMTAHTAARVGMDFEDFQAAAATQIPVQRVGRPDDVANAIAFFTGEAAGFVSGQVMYVAGGPLS, from the coding sequence ATGTCCACCACCGAGCAGCGCGTCGCGATCGTGACCGGGGCGGCCCGGGGCATCGGCGCGGCCACCGCCGTGCGCCTGGCCGCCGAAGGACGGGCGGTCGCCGTACTCGACCTTGACGAGGTGGCCTGCAAGGACACCGTGGAGGCGATCACGGCGGCCGGCGGCACGGCCGTCGCGATCGGCTGCGACGTCTCCGACAGCGCGCAGGTGGAGGCGGCCGTCGAGCGCGTGGTGACCCTGCTCGGCGCCCCGACCATCCTGGTCAACAACGCGGGCGTGCTGCGGGACAACCTGCTCTTCAAGATGAGCGAAAACGACTGGGACACCGTCATGAACGTGCACCTGCGCGGTGCGTTCCTGATGTCGAAGGCCTGTCAGAAGCACATGGTGGCCGCCAAGTTCGGCCGCATCGTGAGCCTCTCCAGCAGCTCGGCGCTCGGCAACCGGGGCCAGGCCAACTACTCGGCGGCCAAGGCCGGCCTGCAGGGCTTCACCAAGACCCTGGCCATCGAGCTCGGCAAGTTCGGCATCACCGCGAACGCCGTCGCCCCCGGCTTCATCGTCACCGAGATGACCGCCCACACGGCCGCCCGGGTCGGCATGGACTTCGAGGACTTCCAGGCCGCGGCCGCCACCCAGATCCCTGTGCAGCGCGTCGGGCGCCCGGACGACGTGGCCAACGCGATCGCCTTCTTCACGGGCGAGGCCGCCGGCTTCGTCTCCGGCCAGGTCATGTACGTGGCCGGCGGCCCGCTCAGCTGA
- a CDS encoding DUF3037 domain-containing protein, with amino-acid sequence MTKRDVFEYALVRVVPRMERGECFNAGVIVYCRAHSYVAARTHLDEAKLLALDPKADVAGIRAALRGVEGVCAGGESAGQAGSDDAGRRFRWLIAPRSTVVQPGPVHTGLTADPAAEVERLLGLLVR; translated from the coding sequence GTGACCAAGCGGGACGTGTTCGAGTACGCGCTGGTGCGCGTGGTGCCCCGGATGGAGCGCGGCGAGTGTTTCAACGCCGGCGTGATCGTCTACTGCCGGGCGCACTCCTACGTGGCTGCGCGCACCCACCTCGACGAGGCCAAGCTCCTCGCCCTGGACCCGAAGGCCGACGTGGCCGGGATCCGGGCCGCACTGCGCGGGGTCGAGGGCGTGTGCGCGGGCGGAGAGTCCGCCGGTCAGGCCGGGAGTGACGACGCGGGCCGCCGGTTCCGCTGGCTGATCGCGCCGCGCAGCACGGTCGTGCAGCCGGGCCCCGTACACACGGGGCTCACGGCCGACCCCGCCGCCGAGGTGGAGCGGCTGCTGGGCCTCCTGGTCCGGTAG